One Natrinema sp. DC36 genomic window, CCATCACCTACTGTCTTGTCCTGCTCGATTATCAACCAATAGAGCCGGAAACGACGAAATCAGGTATCTTGGAGAATATACGCTCTATATTTAGCAGACGGCTTTTGGCATAGTTCGGATAGATCGATAGCCGCTTCGGCAACTGCTTGCCCTGTACGTAACGCGATTTTCGCGCGACCTTCTGAATAAAGAAACTGGACTCATCCTCGAGGAGAACAAACTCGATCGAGGGCCTGATTGGGGACGGAGTGACGGACAGAAATCGAAGAAACGGACTGGTGCACCACTGACGCCAACGCGTCACGACCGCGGTCTGTCCACTGAAATCGGCTATCACCGAGATGGGAACAGAAACACGCTCTCGAGTCAGAAGCGACGGCAGCTGAACCGACTGCGTCGCGAACAGTCTCGCGCACAGTGGCAGTCGAAATCGGAACGGAACCTCGCGTATGGCCTCAGTGAAGTCCGGCGAATCGTCGCTCGTCTCGGTCTCGCGGAGAGTATCCGTGACCAGGCGTGTACGCTCTTCCGACGGGCCCAATCCGAAGGGCTTTGTCAGGGTCGGTCGCTCGAGGCGGTAGCTGCAGCCAGTGTCTATGCAACAATGCGGTGTAACGGGCTTGGACGATCGCGGACAGAAGTCGCTACCAGTGCTCGCTGTGATCAGGAGAGACTCACCAACGCCTACGACGCCATGAACGTCGACCTCGAGTTACCGGCACAGCCAATATCGGCGATCGATCGCATTCCAAAACTAGCGACGGAGCTCGAGGTACCGGACTGGGTCCGTCGACGGGCAGTTGACCTCGCACAGCAGGCGAGTGAAGCTGGACTCACGATCGGCCGTCGGCCGAGTGGCGTCGCAGCGGGGTGTCTGTATCTCGCTGCTGAGCGAGCTGGAGTGTGTCTCTCACAACACCAGATCGCCGATACTGCAGGAACATCGCCGAATACACTTCGAAATCGACGGGACGAGCTACTCGAGCTCGATTCCTGATTCGATCAGAAAGAAACGGATAAGATGGAGGCAGCGAGGTTTGCTCGAACGGTGACTCGTGTAGGTTTTTCATCCCTATGGGGTGAGGGGCGTTCTCAGAATAGAGTATCCCAATGATTACGCGCGTTGCTGATTAACCAACACAGACGAATAGGCCACGTTTCGTTGGTTAACAGAATAATCTCCGTTCGAGAAGCGAGTCTCAGCGAGCCTTACCCCCTATGACCCTCAGACAGGATAGTTCTCCTCTTCGAGATGTCTGCGTCAAATAGAGAGTGAATATCACTTCAGGAAAAATACTACTATCGTAGTTAGATTTATAATTAAAGATATTCACAGGGCAGATGATGTCTGAGAACCACAATCAGGATTTGCCGGTGAATGTGAACCGGCGGGAGTTTGTCGGGATCACATCACTGCTAGCGGCGTCAGCCTTCTCGTTATCCGTGCCAGAGGCGGTCGCTGGACAAGTCACGAATAGTAATGATACGACCAAACAGACAGTTACCTCGCCGGATGATACCGTTGGAGTGACCGTCGACGTCGTAGATGGGTCGCCAACCTACAGCGTCGCCTATGACGGGACGACTGTCATTGACGATGCCGGCCTAGGCTTTGAATTCCAGAACCAGTCCGACTTCGGCGACGACGTCACTGTCACCGGCAGCGAGCGGACGACGGTTGACGAGACGTGGTCACCAGTCTGGGACCAGTACGACGAGATTCGGGAGCACTACGAGGAACTGCGTCTCGGCTTGGCCGAAGAGTCGGACGGTCGCGCACTAACGCTCGAGATCCGCGCGTTCAACGACGGTGTCGGATTCCGCTACGTGTTCCCGGAGGCAGGAGGCTTCGGCGATTTCGTCATTACAGCTGAACGAACCGAGTTCGCCTTCGCGGATGACTACACGTCTTGGTGGATCCCGAACGACTTCAACAGCTACGAATACACGTATACTGAGACGCCGGTAAGCGAAATCGGCAACCAGAGCGACTTCGGCGGTGCGCACACGCCGATCACGATGCAGGCCAATGATGACCTCTACATAAGCGTTCACGAGGCGGACCTCATCGACTATGGTGCGATGGCTGTCGAACCCTCCCAAGACGGAGGGACGACCTTTGAATCTGCGCTGGCGCCCCTTCCCGACGGGACGAAGGTTGCGGCGTCGGCACCCCACCGAACACCCTGGCGGACGATCCAACTGGGCGAGCGGCCGGGCGACCTCATTGAGTCGAATCTCATTGTCAACCTCAACGAGGACTACGATGCCGACGAGTTCCCGCAGGGCGTCGACTGGATCGAACCCCAGAAGTTCATCGGCGTCTGGTGGCTGATGATCACCGGCCGTGCCGACTGGGAGTACATGGGCTCCGAGACCGGCAACCACGGCGCCCAGACCGGGCGTGTCAAGCAGTACATGGACTTCGCTAGCGAGCACGATATCCCCGGCGTGCTCGTCGAAGGGTGGAACCAAGGCTGGTCGAGTTACCCCGACGGCGGTGGTGACGCGTTCGACTTCACCGAGCCCTATCCGGACTTCGACCTCCAGGCGGTGACCGACTACGGGTCGACCCTCGAGCCGCCGACCCAGATGACGATGCACAACGAGACGGCGGGCGGATTCCAGAACTACGAGTCCCAGATCGGCGATGCGTTCGGGCTGTACGACGACCTGGGCATTCACACGATCAAGAACGGCTACGTCAACGATGATGGGAACCTGTCCGGGGAGGGTCATAACCACCACAATCAGGTCATGGTCAACCATCACCACGTCGTCGCACAGACGGCGGCGGCGAACCGGCAGATGCTCGATATACACGAACCGGTCCACCCGACTGGCCGTCGTCGGACCTACCCGAACCTGATGACCAGTGAGGGTGTGTTCGGTCAGGAGTACGATTCCTTCGGCGATGTCCCGCCCGCACACCATGTCACCTTCCCGTTCACCCGGATGCTCGGTGGCCCCGTTGAGTACACGCCGGGAATCTTCGACATGGACTCGGGCTCGGGCGGCATCCAGACGACGCGGGCCAAGCAGCTCGCGATGTACCCGACGTACTTCAGCGGGCTGCAGATGGTCGCCGACTTGCCGAGCTCCTACCTTGCCGAACAGCCGGCGACGATCAGCGTCGGCGATGTCGCACAGGCTGAATGGGCCGAGCTTGATGGATTCGTGACGGCCGCCAGCTGGGCCAACGCGCAGGGCGAGCAGTACGTCGAGGTTGACCCCAACAGCGTCGCCGCCGGTTCGACGATCACGTGGGCCCTCGAGGATGTCAACGCCGGCGAGTACGAACTCCACCTGCGGTACGCTAGCGATGCAGAGGATAACGCCGTTCCGGCCGACGAGCCGCGTACGGCGACCGTTACAGTCGATGGAGAACCCGTAGCGGAGGTCACGTTCCCAACCACCGACTATTGGGATGTCTGGAACGGAGTCTCGACGACCGTCACTCTGGACGGCGACAGCGAAACCGTCGGCGTGGCGCTGACGGCGGACGACACCGGCGGGTTCAACCTCGATTCGGTTGCGCTCACGGAAACGGGTGAACCGATGCCCGAGCCGGAAACCGTGCCGATTCGAGGTCCGACCGTCGACGAGTTCCAGTTCATCGAGGATGTCCCAGCCAGCGGCTGGGATGACACCCGCGTCGTTGAGTCGGCCATCGGCGAGTACATGGTTACGGCACGGAAACAAGATGATGAGTGGTACGTCGGTGCGATGACCGACGAGAACGGCCGCGCGATCGACATCCCGCTCGACTTCCTCGATGACGCCCCTGGTAAACGGAAGGGCCACGAAAAGGGTTCTAGTAAGGGGAGGAGCCACCAAAAGCCGAACAGCAACGGCAAGGGGAAGGGACACAGCAAAGGGAAGTACGTCGCAGAAATCTACTCAGATGGTATCGAGGCTAGCTACGACGATACCCTCGAGCCGGTCCGCGTCGACAGAGCGATAGTCGACGCCGACACGACGCTGCTGGCATCGATGATAGAATCGGGCGGAACTGCTGTCCGACTGTACCCCGCCTCGTGGGAGGACGTCTCTGAGTTGCCGGCTTACGAGCATCCTACACAGGACGTCAGCGTCGACATCGCAGACGACGTGTTCATTCAAGAACCGTTCGTCGAAGCAACGGGGTCGAACCAGAGCGACTATATTGGCGGGCAAACCGTCGAACTGGTCGTCGACGGGGAGACAATCCGGACAGCGAACGTCCGCTTCCCGCCGAACGCGAGCGATGCGACCTACGAGTTCTCCTACAGCATCAACCAGCCTGGCACCTACGATATCGCAGTGCGGACGACCGACGGCGATACGTTAGCCACAGAGACGGTGACGGTCAGACCGCCGGAAACCATCGCTTCTCTCGATGACTCCGAGGGCGACGACCACGGACCCGGGACGTACACGTATCCCACTGCCGACGCATACCAGTCGGGTGCATTCGACCTCCGGTCGGTCTCCGTTGCACAGACGCCAAGTCTCGTGCAGTTCGAGTTCGAGGTGGAGAACCTCTACGACGTATGGGGCGGCCGCTTCTCGCCGCACCTGTTCGCCGTGTGGGTTAGCGACCCCAATGCGAGCGGTGGTACCACCGAAAGCCTCGACGATCTGGGGGCGAACGTTTCCTTCGAGAAATCTTGGCACTACCGCCTCCACGTTGGCGGGTGGTCCATGGCTGCCGTCGACGCCGGCGGCTCAGATCTGACCGGTGACGATGGAAGCACCATCAGTCCCCAGTCCACCGTCGACTTTGACGCCGATACGGTCACGCTGACTATCGATCGTGCCGCCTTCGACGGGACCGACCCCGCCGACTTAGAGGTGGTCGCAGGCGTCGGTTCGGCAGAGTACAGCGCCTTCCGCCCGGTACAGGAGACGGCAAGTGGCCACAGGTTCGGCGGTGCAAAAGCCGGTGCAGTAGATAATGCACCGCGACTCATCGACGTAACGACGCCCACGGACGTTTCCCAGAAGACAGCGCTCGGCTATTCCGCCGAGGAACGGGCAACCTTGCCATTCGTTTCCCTCGACTAGGGGTAGCTGAGTCATTCCCCTTTCACGGGATTTGACTACGGGCGAGCATAGGCTATTGAAGTCGAACGTCGCCGAGTGCTGTGGATGGAACCGTACCTGCAGTAAGGTTTATTCTCGGGCCGAGAAGGGTGGCCCGTCCCGATAGGGCCAGATTCACAGATGAGTCTGGAAGTCATCGACCGGCACAGTGAAGCACTGTTCGAGTTCCTCTGGTGTCCCGAGCCTGTCGGAGACAGTTCGGTCTCAGTCCGTAAAGTAGGATTATTAATGCTCGACCTTATTAGGACAAATCCGAATGCTGTATTTCGATAGGCTCAGATACTCAACCTACGGGCAGCAGCTGAAAGCGGACAGCGACGACGGGTCGCAAGCGTCGCTCGCCGGCGTGAACTCTACCAGACTGGACAACCAGCCCACCTAGAGTGTACATCGAAGACCGTCGCGCAGAAGCCATATAGCGGCTGAGGCACTACGACGTGGTAATGGATGATTCGCCCTCGGCACAGACTCAACGTTGTATCCACACGGCGCCGCGAACGGATGTCTCGCAGGATCAGGGCAAGTTCCGGATACACCTCAACTTCCCCGGTCGGGCCGTCCCCGACCACGACGATCACGGCTATGGGCCGCTGGCAACCGTCGTCGAGTCATTCATGGATCCGGGGACGCTGATCCGAATGCACCAGCACCGCAACGAAGATATCATCTCCTGGGTCCCCAACGGCGTAATGCGCCACGACGACCGCCAGGGCAATAACCTCGTTACTGACGCCGAACACCTGATGGTCATGAACGCCGGCAGCGGCTTCTGGCACGCCGAGGAGACGCTAGCAAACGACCCGCCGCTTCGAATGCTCCAGATCTTCGTCCGACCACACAGCCTCGATCTCGAGCCGGACATCCAACACGAGCCAATTCCCGATCCCGTCACGAACGAATGGCGGCACCTGTTCGGCCCCGAAGGGACCGACGCCCCGCTGTTTGTCCGCAACGATGTCGACTTCTACGATTGCCGCCTCACCGCCGGCGCCACGACTACGCTGCCGTCCCGGTCGGATTGGGATACCTATCTATACGTCTTTGATGGCGTCATCGACGTTGGCGAGGAGTCCCTCGGGTACACCGAGAGCGCACTCGTGACTGGCGATAGCGACGTAACCGTCACCGCAACCGAGGACTCCACCATCGTCGCGTTTACCATCAACCCTGACGCCCCGATCACGCGCCAAGGCACGATTGGCCGCTGAGACACCGGCAAGCGAGCCCCGGTGATGTTTTTTTGTCCACCTGAGAAGGTGAGGGCTTCATCAAGCACTCTCACAGTTAGATGATTTCCGTGAACCAACAGCAGACAACGGGCGATGTATCGATCGACGATATTCTAGTCAATCACCCGTTGGCTTGCCTGCGAGCATCCGCCGACGAAACCACTAGTCGTGTTGAAAGCGGCTCACTGGTGGCGGTATCTATTGAGGGTCTTCTCCTCGATATAAGACTGCTCACTGGCCTTCAGCAGTCGCCTTAATTTCCACCTCGCAGTTCCAACCAAGATCTCCGTGTTTTTCATCCTTTGAGCCAGAGATATGACCTTTGATGCTTCTGATAGAGTCTGATGAATAGTTGTGACATATCGGACAGGGGTATTTCCCGCTGTTAACAGTCGAATCGCTCATGACTTCTTCAAAGTCAGGCCGTGAATCTTGTGAGATCATACACGTTGTGTTGTGATCGAGATTGCTAATAACCCTCTGCCAATTCCATAGAGGCCTCTAGACGGCTATCTCCTAGGTAATCTTCTAGTGCTCAACTCGCAGAGCCACCGTGGTTCGCCTGAAGATTTCACTCGGACTGAGCCATCAGGGTGTCGACGACTTCGGTCTAAGCTTATCTGAGGTGAACTCTGCGATGATCGGTGCGTGATCGCTATACTCGAGTCCTGTCTCATCGTAGAAGCAATCGTTTGGGTTGAGAATTTCTGACGCGATGACGTGGTCAAACCGCTTCCCAGAAAGAGGCCCCTTTTCGCCAGTTGGATGGCTGATATCTAATATGTCAAGTGTACCATAGCCGTGGATTGCTCGAAAGACATCGACCATCCCGACCGTGTCCAGTTCTGTCAGAATGTTGCGTTCGGCGTTTTTCCAACGTTCCGAGAGAGCATCGTTTCGTTCATCTCGCCAGGGAATAACCTCTCCATCGGCCGTTTCGTCCTGAGGCGCATTGAAATCGCCGGCCAAGATTCGAGGCCTATCACCTTGCGCGAGAATCCGGTTATAAATGTTCTCGAGAATTTTTATTTTCTCCTCGCCGTACATGCTCCCAGGTACCGTCCGAATGTTCCAGAGATCGAGAGTAAAATCACCGTGGTCAACTTCCGCGTTGAGAATCTTCTCGGGGAAGTTGGTGTCCCAGTGCTTCAAATCTGAATCTCCAAATGGGGCATCTCGGATACTGGGTGATTGCCGCTGTAGATTCTGGAGGTCGCTTTCCGAATGGACTGCGATGAGATTTCCATTCACCCCATTAAAGTCTTGAAATGGCGGAACATCTATTTCGTCCAGTTGTCGCGACCAATCTAACGTGTCCACAATCTCCGTGTATCCTCCAGTGTCTCTCAGCTCTTCATGCCAGAGTTCCCGACGATCGGTCGTGACTTCGTTCAGCATTACCAAGTCAGGGCAGTCAGCAGTCTCAACGAGATACCCAATCTGACCGGAGATTCGGTCTGTTGATCCTTATGGTGGAAATGCTCCTTGTACGTTCCAAGATAGTACATCCATACTTGATGCTCCTCGAACATGCTAATAAGTATCAACCCCACATAGTAGTTTTATATCTTTCAGAAGATGCTGTCGACGAGTACTCGACAGACAGAATCTGATCGCTCTAAACGGTATCTATGGCAAAATTGAGTAGTAAGTAGTACGCAAACGAACCTCCAACACCAGCGCTACTTGGAAAGTTCTACAGGCCATCGTCGTTCTTTAGCACGGCACGATCGTATATCTGCAGGCGCGGTATTGAGCACATGAATTGTTTTCTAAAATTGACAACTACTCAGCCTCTTTTACATTTATATATGCAGAGCTATCTGTGCACCCAACATGGCTGAAATTCGACTATTTCGTATCAGTGACATTCACCTCGGAAAGCGTCAATACGGCTCAGATATTCGCCGTGACGGCTTTGTAGACACATTCGAGCGAACGATTGAACTCGCGGTCGAACGTGACGTCGATGCCGTAATCCACACCCGTGACCTGTTCGATGATCCTGTGCCACCACTTCCGACGGTCATGCGTTGCGCTGATGCACTCGAGCCGCTCAAGGAGCGCAACATTCCGTTCTACGGGATCGTAGGGAACCACGGAGACGACCAGTGGCTCGATCTCCTCTGTCGTACGAACGCCGTGACCCGACTTAACTGAGAGCCGACAGTCGTCGGTGATGTGGCGCTCTACGGTATCGATGCGGTCCGTCCAAGCGTCTGGGATACGGCAGACTTCGAACTCGAAGCACGACCGGAGGACACAGAATATTCGATTCTCTGTATGCACGAATTGCTCGAGCCCCTGCAGAAGGTATCGTCGCCAACTACCCCGTCGAGGATGTCCTCGAGCGGGTAAACGTTGACCTCGATGGCCTCGCACTCGGCGATCTCCACCAGCCAAAGAGCGCACACGTCGATGGTACAGATATCTGGTACGCGAGTGCGACAGAGCGCTATGCCAAGAATCAAGAAGAGATGGGATTCGTCCAGTTACTTGAAATCGACGACGGTGACCTCACTCGCCGCCAACTCGAACTCGAGACGCGCCCGTGGTCGGTGTTTCATATCGCGTTCGGCGAGGATGATAGTGTAGGCTATGTCCAAGACGTGATCGACCGACGCGACCTTGACGATGCTGTCGCAAAGATTGAACTCACTGGTGAGCGCTTGCGACGACGTTCCGAAGTTTGTCCAGACCGCCCGCCGCGTCCTCAAGCGCGACGACCTCACCCTCAAGCACGCCGGGAGATCGCCGAGACGCTCTCGACTTGAGCGATGCCGTTCGAGGTTGAATCCGAGATTATTGTCGATACCGATTAGAAGATACGAATCACTCCATGTCGTGAGGCCAGTTTTCACCTTGGTCCGGGTGATTTGGAGACCGATATCGGAACCCAGAGAGATCATTCGAATATGTTACCCAATCACCGTTCCTAACATGTTCCATAGCACAGCGGTCGCTCCCGCAGTCAACTACTATCCGGTATTCTTTCCCTTGTTTTGAGGAAAGGTAGACCTCCACTCTGTTTTGTGAACGATCCGGATCCGTTTTGTCACTTCGAGAAATTCGTTCAATATACCCAATAGAGAACGGTTCCACTCGCCTAAGTGTATAGAGACTTCCACCCTCTTCGATACCTGCGAGATCATCATACATTTCCTGAGGGATCTTCGGATGATTGGCTTTCATTGTGCACTAGTCGCATTCGACTTATTATACTTAAACAGCAGTCCTGATTCTGGGTTGTTATTCCAGTGAGAGGGGTCAGAAAACGGAATCAAGAGCAATTTTCGACTGTTTGGTCCCGCGGTGATCGCCACCGCCGTGCCACCGGAGCAGCGGGAGATCTCTCGAGTTGTCGTATTGTTCTCGTCTGCTGTCTTTGCTTCGTGGGAGTACATACACAGCGGCTAGAGACTCGACTCCTCAAGTGGGTAACCACCGTCTGCGATCAACCTCCGCAAGTAGCAAACGCCGGTGGCCGAGTTCCTCAATCTTGACATCGGCCGGGCGCTGGGAGATACCATAGATCTCAAGTCCGTGTTTCCGGCTGCGCTTGCTGATCTTGATCAGCATCTGGCCCGTCTCGTTCAACCTGCCGCCCTCAGGAATGTACTTAGATGCTAAACTCAGTCAGTGTGACAGCGATGAGACGGTCATCTCTGTATTCGAATATCAGTCAGCCCCGGCACTGACCGCTTGAGCACATATAATTGTAGTATGACGGCCAGAACACTAACGAGAAATTACCGAGCAAGATTGGTGTCCCGCTATTTCTAACAGGAATATCTCCCAATACTATAAGTGACTAGCCATACACAATCAAAATGGAAGCTGCGCTCCACGTCGCCGCGGGGGTATGCGTTGAAATGCCCCGGGTGCTGAGACACCCGAAGCGTGGCTTCCAGCCGAGAGGCTCGAAAGCCATGTTTCGCTTACTTCTGGCGGGATATAAACGTCCCGCACGAGAGTCGTATCGCACTCGAGTAGCCGTCGACTCCAACAGTCACCGCTCGAGGTGGCTATGAGAGAGAAGCGACAGTCAGAAGAGGACGGAGAGTGGTCGCTGCCGTCGTGTCCGCATTGTGGGAAAGCGGTGATGCTAGTCTACACACGCGGTCCGATGGACCATATCGCGTCGCCGTGTGGCTGTCGAGTAGCATCACCAGATCTCTGAGGAAGACTCGACCATCGACGCGGTTGAGACTGCCATTCCGCATATTTTGGATCGGCGGGACGAAGGCAAGCAGCATCGAGGACTATCTCTAATTGGACTCAACAATCAATTGGCTGGTTGCATCGTTCTTGCAAAGGAGGGCTTCTAACAGAGGGGGTTCGGACACCCCTCTATCGATGTGTTCCTGCGAGATTGTCTCTTACATGTCGAAGCGGCTCTTCGAGAAGATTGGATCAAACAGTGGAATTGATGTCAGATGGAGGTTGATTCTCAAGAGTAAGCGAAACTAGCTGCCAGGACACACACCATTATCGAAGTGTGTCTTGACAGTTGCTTTGGATGGTATTCTCTCCGAAAGGGGAGGAACAATCTGACTGAAACCTACTCAAGAGTAGGACGGCACAGACACCCCTCTATCGATGTGTTTTCACTGTGGGTGTGGAGCCGATAAAACGACGAATGACTGGAAGACTCGAGGCTTCTGACCAAGAATTGAGGCCGGTAACCGATGAGAATTACATAAAGACAGCCTGAGAGGGATCATTTGCTGTTCGCTGTTTTCGAAGGGGATTCAGGAAGGTCACGATCAAGGTGCAGAACATATCGAACACTTCGATAGGGGTGTGTGTGAGTGTTGTTCTAGAAAGCTAGAAGAAGAGAAAGAGAAATACTGGAATGAATTACACCGATTTCCTAACCAATCGGCTCTCTTCTGCGAGATCTTGCGTTACCATCGCTCTCGCATATTCGATCCCGTCGATTGACCCCCTCCCCTTCGAGGCTTCGAACACATCGATAGAGGGGTGTCTGTCTCAACACCCACCTCTCTCATAACACATCGTCGGCCGCCTTTACTACCTCGAGGGATCGCCGTCTCAACCGGGTTAAATCGTCGGATATCATCCGTCTAATCGGAGAAATACACATCGACAAAGGTGGGGAACACTTTTGGTCCCACCCTGTATGGGTCACCGTATGGATGACTTCGAGGATCCTCGAGATGAGGCGGGGACATCGAAGGACGAAACGATAGAGGAGGACATTTCCTCATTCGAGTCTTCTGCGCCCGAGACATCTTCATCCTCGAGTAACCCGTCGTCGACCACTGATTCACAGTCAATCGAGGATATGTTGCTGGAGTTCGACCAGCAAGAGGGACTCATTCGTGATCGGTCGCTCCTCGATCCGAATCACATCGTCGAAGAGGATCGAATCGTCGGTCGCGATGAACAACTCCAAGAGGTTACGAAGATGCTCCGCGTCGCTCTCGGTGACAACCGTCCGCCGAATCTCTTTCTCTATGGTCCCTCGGGGACCGGTAAATCCCTCATCACCAAAGCCGTCTGCAAGAACATTAGCGCTATCTGCGAATCGCGTGACATCCGGTTCGGGACGATCGAAGTCAACTGCCAGGATCTCGACACCCTCGGCGTTGCAGTCTACGAACTAGCGAGTCGCGCTGCGGACGAAGCTCTCGTCGAGGTCGAGGTTCCGAAACACGGTGTCGCGACGAAAGAAAAGTGGGACGAGCTCTATCGGATCGTTAACGAGAACTTCGATTCTGCAGTAT contains:
- a CDS encoding pirin family protein: MDDSPSAQTQRCIHTAPRTDVSQDQGKFRIHLNFPGRAVPDHDDHGYGPLATVVESFMDPGTLIRMHQHRNEDIISWVPNGVMRHDDRQGNNLVTDAEHLMVMNAGSGFWHAEETLANDPPLRMLQIFVRPHSLDLEPDIQHEPIPDPVTNEWRHLFGPEGTDAPLFVRNDVDFYDCRLTAGATTTLPSRSDWDTYLYVFDGVIDVGEESLGYTESALVTGDSDVTVTATEDSTIVAFTINPDAPITRQGTIGR
- a CDS encoding metallophosphoesterase translates to MAEIRLFRISDIHLGKRQYGSDIRRDGFVDTFERTIELAVERDVDAVIHTRDLFDDPVPPLPTVMRCADALEPLKERNIPFYGIVGNHGDDQWLDLLCRTNAVTRLN
- a CDS encoding glycoside hydrolase family 97 catalytic domain-containing protein, which translates into the protein MMSENHNQDLPVNVNRREFVGITSLLAASAFSLSVPEAVAGQVTNSNDTTKQTVTSPDDTVGVTVDVVDGSPTYSVAYDGTTVIDDAGLGFEFQNQSDFGDDVTVTGSERTTVDETWSPVWDQYDEIREHYEELRLGLAEESDGRALTLEIRAFNDGVGFRYVFPEAGGFGDFVITAERTEFAFADDYTSWWIPNDFNSYEYTYTETPVSEIGNQSDFGGAHTPITMQANDDLYISVHEADLIDYGAMAVEPSQDGGTTFESALAPLPDGTKVAASAPHRTPWRTIQLGERPGDLIESNLIVNLNEDYDADEFPQGVDWIEPQKFIGVWWLMITGRADWEYMGSETGNHGAQTGRVKQYMDFASEHDIPGVLVEGWNQGWSSYPDGGGDAFDFTEPYPDFDLQAVTDYGSTLEPPTQMTMHNETAGGFQNYESQIGDAFGLYDDLGIHTIKNGYVNDDGNLSGEGHNHHNQVMVNHHHVVAQTAAANRQMLDIHEPVHPTGRRRTYPNLMTSEGVFGQEYDSFGDVPPAHHVTFPFTRMLGGPVEYTPGIFDMDSGSGGIQTTRAKQLAMYPTYFSGLQMVADLPSSYLAEQPATISVGDVAQAEWAELDGFVTAASWANAQGEQYVEVDPNSVAAGSTITWALEDVNAGEYELHLRYASDAEDNAVPADEPRTATVTVDGEPVAEVTFPTTDYWDVWNGVSTTVTLDGDSETVGVALTADDTGGFNLDSVALTETGEPMPEPETVPIRGPTVDEFQFIEDVPASGWDDTRVVESAIGEYMVTARKQDDEWYVGAMTDENGRAIDIPLDFLDDAPGKRKGHEKGSSKGRSHQKPNSNGKGKGHSKGKYVAEIYSDGIEASYDDTLEPVRVDRAIVDADTTLLASMIESGGTAVRLYPASWEDVSELPAYEHPTQDVSVDIADDVFIQEPFVEATGSNQSDYIGGQTVELVVDGETIRTANVRFPPNASDATYEFSYSINQPGTYDIAVRTTDGDTLATETVTVRPPETIASLDDSEGDDHGPGTYTYPTADAYQSGAFDLRSVSVAQTPSLVQFEFEVENLYDVWGGRFSPHLFAVWVSDPNASGGTTESLDDLGANVSFEKSWHYRLHVGGWSMAAVDAGGSDLTGDDGSTISPQSTVDFDADTVTLTIDRAAFDGTDPADLEVVAGVGSAEYSAFRPVQETASGHRFGGAKAGAVDNAPRLIDVTTPTDVSQKTALGYSAEERATLPFVSLD
- a CDS encoding transcription initiation factor IIB family protein; this encodes MRREQSRAQWQSKSERNLAYGLSEVRRIVARLGLAESIRDQACTLFRRAQSEGLCQGRSLEAVAAASVYATMRCNGLGRSRTEVATSARCDQERLTNAYDAMNVDLELPAQPISAIDRIPKLATELEVPDWVRRRAVDLAQQASEAGLTIGRRPSGVAAGCLYLAAERAGVCLSQHQIADTAGTSPNTLRNRRDELLELDS